One Pseudomonadota bacterium genomic region harbors:
- a CDS encoding alpha/beta hydrolase encodes MKIARLAFFFLLSPLAQAEWTHLTVKGAGEVPLNVVTAGNPESPPILFIHGIGQSHYSFVHQLNSDLANDYFLVTFDLRGHGASGKPWAPEAYQLRSVWADDVDAVMEATGIQNPVVLAWSYGTLVLMDYIRERGADGLVAINLTGALGSLVPVRLPTNDPNTEEFLRLRKLRQSPNLADKIKASEGMSRWLTATPMADDDKRLFDAISQMLPAYARTPMMQRPFNNEDLLGGLDMPVMLSLGSEDNPLQLEDGAALAKAHKNISLSVFDGAGHSVFFEQPERFNRELRTFVEASLRAHETPEP; translated from the coding sequence GTGAAAATTGCCCGGCTAGCTTTCTTCTTTCTCCTCAGCCCCCTAGCCCAGGCCGAATGGACCCATCTCACGGTCAAAGGCGCCGGCGAGGTCCCGCTCAACGTGGTCACCGCGGGCAACCCGGAATCTCCGCCCATTCTGTTTATTCACGGAATCGGCCAAAGCCACTACAGCTTTGTCCACCAGCTGAACTCCGACCTGGCCAACGATTACTTCCTGGTCACCTTTGACTTGCGTGGCCACGGCGCCTCCGGCAAACCCTGGGCGCCGGAGGCCTATCAGCTCCGGAGCGTTTGGGCGGATGACGTTGACGCGGTGATGGAAGCCACCGGCATCCAAAATCCCGTTGTCCTGGCCTGGTCTTACGGCACCCTGGTGCTGATGGACTACATTCGGGAGCGAGGCGCAGACGGCCTGGTCGCCATCAACCTGACGGGTGCTTTAGGTTCTTTGGTGCCGGTTCGTCTGCCGACCAACGACCCAAATACGGAAGAGTTCCTCCGGCTAAGGAAGTTACGCCAAAGCCCGAATCTGGCGGACAAGATCAAGGCGAGTGAGGGTATGAGCCGGTGGCTTACCGCCACGCCGATGGCGGACGACGATAAGCGTCTGTTTGACGCAATTTCCCAGATGCTGCCAGCCTACGCAAGAACCCCCATGATGCAGCGCCCGTTCAACAACGAGGATTTGCTGGGCGGCCTAGACATGCCGGTGATGCTGTCGCTGGGTTCGGAAGACAACCCGCTACAGCTGGAAGACGGCGCGGCGCTGGCCAAAGCCCACAAGAACATCAGTCTGTCGGTCTTCGACGGCGCGGGACACTCCGTCTTCTTCGAGCAGCCAGAGCGCTTCAATCGCGAGCTGCGGACCTTTGTCGAAGCCAGCCTGCGCGCTCACGAAACACCAGAACCGTAA